The Lonchura striata isolate bLonStr1 chromosome 5, bLonStr1.mat, whole genome shotgun sequence genome window below encodes:
- the LOC110472979 gene encoding solute carrier organic anion transporter family member 1C1: protein MELGKGLEHKSCEKHLREMGVFPMEKKKLRGDLMGLYNSLKGSCKAEDTIMEISSKENTHFFSNNTVLLVDRSSFKSESSSSKEKQSCCGGNLLIIILVSYFGAKLHRPRIIGAGCLIMSAGTFLIAMPQFFMGRYSYERFPSTINSTVSLSPCLQDKGQTPLSALEKSQAKINAGCEKEAGSSMWIYVLLGNLLRGIGETPIQPLGIAYIDDYAVKENAALYIGCVQTVAIIGPIFGFLLGSLCAKLYVDIGFVDLDSVALSPKDVRWVGAWWLGYLIAGVISVLAGIPFWFLPKHLTQPESRKDSSTSSEHSKFIIEENKDQGASSWQQAKLAEMAKDFLPSLKNLFGNPVYILYLCASIIQFNSLIGMVTYKPKYIEQQYGQTSSKTNFVIGLINIPAVAFGIFSGGLIMKRFGVGVLGAAKLSLGSSFLGYLLLLSLFAMGCENVEVAGLTVSYHGAKPVSDHEQALFSECNSGCSCSRNDWDPICGENGVTYVSACLAGCQASNGTGKNTVFFNCSCVGTSESPQSSSAVVGSCQKGNECPKMFLYFLVISVITSYTLSVGGTPGYILLLRCIKPHLKSFALGIYTLAIRVLAGIPAPVYFGVAIDTTCLKWGSKRCGGRGACRLYDSSALRNVYLGLTLVLGTVSIFFSVAVLWVLRKRSSPQDETLSANGERGTRGTKSRKDNFFKSDQLIQSTYWPEKETRL from the exons atggagctggggaaaggtctggagcacaaatccTGTGAGAAGCACCTGAGGGAGATGGGGGTGTTTCCCATGGAGAAAAAgaagctcaggggagaccttatgggtctctacaactccctgaaaggaagCTGTA AGGCAGAGGACACCATCATGGAGATTTCATCAAAAGAAAATACTCACTTTTTCTCAAACAACACAGTCTTGCTCGTGGATCGATCTTCATTCAAATCCGAATCATCCTCATCCAAGGAAAAACAGTCGTGTTGTGGAG GGAACCTCCTAATCATAATTCTAGTGAGCTACTTTGGAGCAAAGCTTCACAGGCCAAGAATAATTGGAGCAGGCTGCTTAATTATGTCAGCTGGAACATTCCTAATTGCAATGCCCCAGTTCTTCATGGGAAG ATACAGTTATGAAAGATTCCCTTCCACCATCAATTCCACTGTCAGCCTCTCTCCATGTCTGCAGGATAAAGGCCAAACTCCACTCTCAGCCTTGGAGAAATCTCAAGCGAAAATAAATGCAG GGTGTGAAAAAGAAGCAGGCTCTTCCATGTGGATTTATGTTTTACTTGGAAACCTTCTGCGTGGAATAGGTGAAACCCCTATCCAGCCCCTGGGAATTGCATACATCGATGATTATGCTGTCAAAGAGAATGCTGCCTTATATATtg GCTGTGTGCAGACAGTGGCAATTATAGGGCCAATATTTGGCTTTCTCCTGGGATCCCTGTGTGCCAAACTTTACGTTGACATTGGCTTTGTAGATTTGG ACAGCGTTGCACTCAGTCCCAAGGACGTGCGGTGGGTGGGGGCGTGGTGGCTGGGCTACCTGATAGCTGGAGTGATCAGCGTCCTGGCTGGCATCCCCTTCTGGTTCCTGCCCAAACACCTCACCCAGCCAGAGAGCAGGAAGGACTCCAGCACCTCTTCTGAGCACTCCAAGTTCATCATCGAGGAGAACAAGGACCAGGGCGCATCCTCTTGGCAGCAAGCGAAGCTTGCAGAGATGGCAAAAG ACTTCTTGCCATCACTGAAGAACCTCTTTGGGAATCCAGTTTACATTTTGTATTTGTGTGCAAGTATTATTCAGTTCAATTCTTTAATTGGCATGGTGACATATAAGCCAAAGTATATTGAACAACAGTATGGGCAGACATCTTCAAAAACTAACTTTGTTATAG gTCTTATTAACATTCCTGCTGTGGCCTTTGGCATATTCTCAGGAGGTCTGATCATGAAAAGGTTCGGAGTCGGTGTTTTAGGGGCTGCAAAGCTTTCCTTGGGATCATCTTTCCTTGGTTACCTTTTGCTGCTGTCGTTGTTTGCGATGGGCTGCGAGAACGTGGAGGTGGCCGGACTTACTGTGTCCTACCATGG AGCCAAACCAGTGAGTGATCACGAGCAAGCCCTGTTTTCAGAGTGCAACTCGGGTTGCTCCTGTTCCAGGAACGACTGGGACCCCATCTGTGGGGAGAATGGAGTTACCTACGTGTCCGCCTGCCTCGCTGGCTGCCAGGCATCCAATGGCACTGGGAAAAACACC GTATTTTTTAACTGCAGCTGCGTGGGAACCTCTGAATCTCCACAAAGCTCCTCGGCTGTGGTGGGATCATGTCAAAAAGGAAATGAGTGTCccaaaatgtttctgtattttctagTAATATCAGTTATCACCTCATACACTTTGTCTGTAGGTGGCACACCTGGATACATACTACTTCTAAG ATGCATTAAACCCCACTTGAAATCATTTGCACTTGGTATCTATACCCTGGCAATAAGGGTACTTG CGGGGATCCCAGCACCAGTGTATTTTGGAGTAGCCATAGACACCACTTGCCTGAAATGGGGAAGCAAAAGATGTGGGGGAAGAGGAGCCTGCAGACTCTATGACTCCAGTGCACTCAG GAATGTGTACCTGGGGCTGACTTTGGTCTTGGGCACGGTGTCCATTTTCTTCAGTGTTGCTGTCCTTTGGGTTCTCCGAAAAAGGTCATCTCCACAAGATGAGACCCTCTCAGCCAACGGGGAGAGAGGCACCCGTGGgacaaagagcagaaaagataattttttcaaaAGTGACCAGTTAATTCAGTCAACTTACTGGCCAGAAAAGGAGACCAGACTTTAG